A genomic segment from Dethiosulfovibrio salsuginis encodes:
- a CDS encoding sugar ABC transporter ATP-binding protein, whose amino-acid sequence MASGPLLKVEGVGKAYFNNRVLKNVNFTLEKGQILGLVGENGAGKSTLMNILFGMTVIKETGGYEGDIFVDGEKVAFNTPFDALRAGIGMVHQEFSLIPGFSVAENIVLNREPTKYNFLVEAFGDRLKTLERDTMTERGKKAIDKLNVALEPDSLISELPVGYKQFTEIAREIDKENTRLLVLDEPTAVLTESEADTLLTSMRRLANMGISIIFISHRLQEILDVCDKIVILRDGEVVHETSPSGTDIMPIASHMVGRDVASAFAREDDPERQMGAPLLSVEHLWVDMPGETVRDVSFDVKEGEIFGIGGLAGQGKLGIPNGIMGMFPSGGSVTFEGKSVGLNEPTNALSVGMSAVYEDRRGVGLLLEEPISWNIIFTALQMQGRFLKPLLGGLVKIRDEEAISSCARDYIKSLEIKCVSERQRVQELSGGNQQKVCLAKAFETKPKLLFVAEPTRGIDVGAKKVVLDTLKLYNKKHGMTIVMVSSELEELRSVCDRIAIVDSGRIAGILTAESPSTEFGLLMLGAVKQEEKVSV is encoded by the coding sequence ATGGCATCAGGACCGCTTTTAAAGGTAGAGGGGGTCGGGAAGGCCTACTTTAACAACAGGGTACTTAAAAACGTGAACTTTACCCTGGAAAAAGGACAGATACTGGGGCTTGTCGGCGAGAATGGAGCAGGCAAGTCGACCTTGATGAATATACTTTTCGGTATGACAGTGATAAAAGAGACCGGGGGATACGAGGGCGATATCTTCGTCGACGGCGAAAAAGTCGCTTTCAATACCCCTTTTGACGCTCTGAGGGCGGGGATCGGCATGGTTCATCAGGAGTTCTCTCTGATACCGGGCTTCTCGGTGGCTGAGAACATCGTCCTAAACAGGGAACCGACCAAGTATAACTTTTTGGTCGAGGCTTTTGGGGATAGGCTGAAGACCCTTGAGAGGGATACTATGACCGAGCGAGGTAAAAAGGCCATAGATAAGTTGAACGTCGCTCTTGAGCCTGATTCGCTGATATCCGAGCTTCCTGTGGGCTATAAGCAGTTTACAGAGATAGCCAGGGAGATCGACAAGGAGAACACCAGGCTTCTCGTCCTAGACGAGCCCACCGCTGTACTGACCGAATCGGAGGCGGACACCCTTTTGACCTCTATGAGACGTCTTGCCAATATGGGAATATCTATAATCTTCATCTCCCACAGGCTTCAGGAAATTCTCGACGTGTGTGACAAGATAGTCATACTGAGGGATGGAGAGGTGGTCCATGAGACGTCTCCCTCTGGGACGGATATCATGCCTATAGCTTCCCATATGGTCGGAAGGGACGTGGCATCCGCTTTCGCCAGGGAAGACGATCCTGAAAGGCAGATGGGAGCTCCCCTCCTTTCTGTGGAACACCTTTGGGTCGATATGCCTGGAGAAACCGTAAGGGATGTCTCCTTCGACGTGAAAGAGGGGGAGATCTTCGGGATAGGAGGTCTTGCAGGGCAGGGAAAACTCGGTATTCCTAACGGCATCATGGGTATGTTCCCCTCCGGCGGTTCTGTCACCTTCGAGGGAAAATCGGTAGGCCTAAACGAGCCCACTAACGCCCTTTCCGTCGGGATGTCGGCGGTTTACGAGGACAGACGAGGGGTTGGACTTCTGTTGGAGGAGCCTATCTCCTGGAACATAATATTCACCGCTCTCCAGATGCAAGGTCGTTTTTTAAAGCCTTTGCTAGGTGGACTGGTCAAAATAAGGGATGAAGAAGCTATATCCTCCTGTGCCAGGGACTACATAAAATCTCTGGAGATAAAGTGTGTCAGCGAAAGACAGAGGGTTCAGGAGCTATCCGGTGGAAACCAGCAGAAGGTCTGTCTCGCTAAGGCGTTTGAGACTAAGCCTAAGCTTCTTTTCGTCGCAGAGCCCACCAGAGGGATCGACGTCGGGGCGAAGAAGGTGGTTCTCGATACCCTCAAGCTCTACAATAAGAAACACGGCATGACTATAGTTATGGTGTCCTCCGAGCTGGAGGAGCTGCGCTCGGTCTGTGACAGGATCGCTATAGTCGATTCGGGCAGGATCGCGGGGATTCTTACCGCAGAGTCTCCCTCCACCGAGTTCGGTTTACTTATGCTTGGGGCTGTAAAGCAAGAAGAGAAGGTGAGTGTGTAG
- a CDS encoding ParA family protein has protein sequence MKIIGFCNLKGGVGKTTMCQNLASALASLGRRIAVLDLDPQSNLTSGWGITVEEGEPYVYDFLVGESSLSDLAIKREGVDVIPSSLDLAVAELQLEREPGRDSLLRSSLENVPKDEYDYIFCDSPPQLGLFTRNVLAAADEIMVPLESEFYSLAGVRLLDSTVKLFQKRLNKGLEVGGVVLTRHNPKVVINRDVQREVFAYYGDVLYRRFVRQNISIVEASGAGMSVLSYDRNCNGARDYRLLAEEFEERQESHGEKKTQSA, from the coding sequence ATGAAGATCATTGGCTTCTGTAACCTCAAAGGCGGGGTGGGTAAGACCACTATGTGTCAAAATTTAGCCTCTGCTCTGGCCTCTCTGGGCAGAAGGATCGCCGTTCTAGATCTTGATCCCCAAAGCAACCTCACCTCCGGTTGGGGGATCACGGTTGAAGAGGGAGAGCCTTACGTATACGACTTTCTTGTGGGAGAGTCGTCCCTCTCCGATCTAGCGATCAAAAGGGAAGGTGTAGACGTTATCCCCAGCAGTCTCGACCTAGCGGTAGCGGAGCTTCAGCTCGAGAGAGAGCCCGGCAGGGACAGCCTTCTTAGATCCTCCTTGGAGAACGTCCCTAAAGACGAGTATGATTATATTTTTTGCGACAGTCCTCCTCAGTTAGGTCTTTTTACCAGAAACGTCCTGGCAGCAGCGGACGAGATAATGGTGCCTTTGGAAAGCGAGTTCTACAGTCTGGCGGGAGTGAGGCTTCTCGACTCTACGGTAAAGCTTTTTCAAAAGAGACTGAACAAAGGTCTTGAGGTGGGCGGAGTCGTTTTAACACGACATAACCCTAAGGTCGTTATAAACAGAGATGTCCAACGGGAGGTCTTTGCCTACTACGGCGATGTCCTGTATCGAAGGTTTGTCCGTCAGAATATCAGCATAGTGGAGGCCAGCGGTGCAGGCATGTCCGTTCTCAGCTACGATAGAAACTGTAACGGAGCGAGGGATTACCGTCTATTGGCGGAGGAGTTTGAGGAAAGGCAGGAGAGTCATGGCGAGAAAAAGACCCAGTCTGCGTAA
- a CDS encoding ABC transporter permease subunit, with protein MDRVKKFIEDAGWPRIIIALFLLSLFVIAPFVGVRLDASVSDTLVRLGMNGVMVLAMVPMIQAGCGLNFGLPLGIIAGLLGAVTSIEIGIPGIPGIFIAMAVAIPIATVLGWAYGLLLNKVKGSEMMIATYVGFSSVAFMCIMWLVLPYKSSNMVWGYAGKGLRTTVSVEGFWHQAISDLGSFQIGKFFYVPTGMFLFFALLCLMMWVFMRTKVGTAMTTVGSNPEYARASGVNIDRMRIISVILSTVLGAIGIIVYQQSFGFIQLYMGPFYMAFPAVSAILIGGASVHKATIINVVVGTVLFQGILTMTPSVINSMIQTDMSEVIRIIVSNGMILYALTRVVKVKS; from the coding sequence GTGGACAGGGTAAAAAAATTCATAGAGGACGCTGGATGGCCGAGGATAATTATAGCCCTGTTTTTGCTGTCTTTGTTCGTTATAGCACCTTTCGTCGGGGTTCGTCTTGACGCCTCTGTCAGCGACACTCTGGTGCGTCTCGGAATGAACGGAGTTATGGTTTTGGCTATGGTTCCCATGATTCAGGCCGGTTGTGGGTTGAACTTTGGCCTTCCTCTTGGGATTATCGCCGGCCTTTTAGGGGCTGTGACCAGCATAGAGATAGGTATACCCGGGATTCCCGGGATATTCATAGCTATGGCTGTGGCCATACCTATCGCTACGGTTCTCGGTTGGGCCTACGGTCTCCTTCTCAATAAGGTCAAAGGAAGCGAGATGATGATCGCCACTTACGTCGGATTTTCATCGGTGGCCTTCATGTGTATCATGTGGCTGGTCCTCCCCTATAAAAGCTCCAACATGGTCTGGGGATACGCCGGTAAGGGGCTCAGGACTACGGTGTCGGTGGAGGGTTTCTGGCATCAGGCCATCAGTGACTTAGGTTCCTTCCAGATAGGCAAGTTTTTCTACGTTCCAACTGGAATGTTCCTTTTCTTCGCCCTTCTTTGCCTGATGATGTGGGTGTTTATGAGGACCAAGGTGGGAACAGCTATGACCACCGTAGGATCGAACCCAGAGTATGCCAGGGCCTCAGGGGTCAACATAGACAGAATGAGAATTATCTCGGTTATTCTGTCCACCGTTCTTGGGGCGATAGGTATTATCGTCTACCAGCAGAGTTTTGGTTTTATTCAGCTCTATATGGGACCTTTCTATATGGCTTTTCCCGCCGTATCCGCCATACTGATAGGTGGTGCGTCGGTCCATAAGGCGACTATTATCAACGTGGTAGTAGGGACGGTCCTGTTCCAGGGGATATTGACTATGACTCCTTCGGTCATAAACAGCATGATCCAGACCGATATGTCCGAGGTCATAAGGATCATAGTCTCTAACGGAATGATACTCTACGCTTTGACCAGAGTTGTGAAGGTGAAATCATGA
- a CDS encoding DUF3798 domain-containing protein, which produces MVVAMASASLADAAFHIGICTGTVSQSEDDLRGAESMIAKYGDVSNGGMIKHITYPDNFMQEMETTISQIASFADDPLMKVVIVNQAIPGTTEAFRRIREKRDDILLFAGEAHEDPGVIESIANLAVNADNIARGYLIVAAAQKLGATDFVHISFPRHMSYELLSRRRNIMEEACKDFGMNFHFETAPDPTSDVGVAGAQQFILEKVPAWLDNYGDKTAFFCTNDAHTEPLLKRIAEGGGFFIEADLPSPLMGYPGALGVELADVKGDFPAILKRVEQAVADHGGAGRMGTWAYSYGYTNSIALVEFGRQCVDNGIDNSNFRRKFKKEDLFAAYSEATPGAQWSGSYYTDVQTGVEKKNHVLLYQDTYIFGKGYLEMTSVEVPEKYFSVK; this is translated from the coding sequence ATGGTCGTGGCGATGGCATCGGCTTCTCTGGCCGACGCTGCTTTCCACATCGGTATCTGCACCGGAACGGTCTCTCAGTCCGAGGACGATCTGAGAGGCGCGGAGTCCATGATCGCCAAGTACGGCGACGTATCAAACGGTGGCATGATCAAGCACATAACATACCCGGATAACTTTATGCAGGAGATGGAGACAACCATATCCCAGATAGCCTCCTTCGCCGACGATCCTCTGATGAAGGTGGTTATAGTGAACCAGGCGATCCCTGGGACCACCGAGGCGTTCCGCCGTATCAGGGAGAAAAGGGACGATATCCTTCTCTTCGCCGGAGAGGCCCATGAGGATCCAGGTGTTATCGAGAGCATAGCGAACCTCGCCGTGAACGCCGATAATATCGCCCGTGGCTATCTGATCGTAGCCGCCGCTCAGAAGCTCGGAGCTACCGACTTTGTCCATATATCCTTCCCTCGCCACATGAGCTACGAGCTTCTTTCCCGCCGTCGTAACATCATGGAGGAAGCCTGTAAGGATTTTGGGATGAACTTCCACTTCGAGACAGCTCCCGATCCTACCAGCGACGTCGGCGTCGCCGGTGCCCAGCAGTTCATACTTGAGAAAGTCCCTGCATGGCTGGATAATTACGGCGATAAGACCGCTTTCTTCTGCACCAACGACGCCCATACCGAGCCCCTCCTCAAGAGGATAGCCGAGGGTGGCGGGTTCTTCATCGAGGCCGACCTTCCCTCTCCACTTATGGGATACCCCGGTGCGTTGGGAGTCGAGCTTGCGGACGTAAAGGGCGATTTCCCGGCGATACTCAAGAGGGTAGAGCAGGCAGTTGCCGACCACGGTGGAGCTGGCCGCATGGGAACCTGGGCTTACTCCTATGGTTACACCAACTCGATCGCTCTTGTCGAATTTGGTCGTCAGTGTGTGGACAACGGGATCGACAACAGCAACTTCCGCCGTAAGTTCAAAAAAGAGGACCTTTTCGCCGCCTATTCCGAGGCGACTCCTGGCGCACAGTGGAGCGGAAGCTACTACACCGACGTCCAGACCGGCGTTGAGAAGAAGAACCACGTGTTGCTCTATCAGGATACCTATATCTTCGGCAAGGGATATCTTGAGATGACCAGCGTAGAGGTACCGGAGAAGTATTTCTCCGTAAAGTAG
- a CDS encoding ABC transporter permease — protein sequence MNRKTDLMKHFLVQNAVPIVFLVVSAFAIPISQFSGSYLIQEMLVRLSRNSFLVLSLLIPIMAGMGLNFGMVLGAMAGQIGLIFISDWNVVGVHGMLLAAIISTPLAMLLGWLCGVVLNKAKGREMVTSFILGFFMNGVYQLIVLYGFGSVVPITNPNMVLSRGYGIRNVTNLEGIRKCLDSLLPVSVQGIDVPLATFILIGFFCLFVVWFRRTKLGQDMRAVGQDMNVARAAGIPVERTRLISIVISTVLACYGQIIFLQNIGTMNTYNSHEQAGMFAIASLLVGGASVTKASIFNVFLGVVLFHLMFVVSPMAGKYLIGEAQLGEYFRVFVSYGIISLALVLHAWRRQKDSDRARRGLRGAEE from the coding sequence ATGAACAGAAAAACCGATTTAATGAAGCATTTTTTAGTCCAGAACGCCGTTCCTATAGTCTTTCTGGTCGTCAGTGCCTTTGCTATTCCTATTTCCCAGTTTTCAGGCAGTTACCTGATACAGGAGATGCTGGTCAGGCTGTCCAGAAACTCCTTCCTGGTTCTATCGCTTTTGATACCGATAATGGCGGGAATGGGATTGAACTTCGGTATGGTACTAGGGGCGATGGCCGGCCAAATCGGCCTTATCTTCATCAGCGACTGGAACGTCGTAGGCGTTCATGGAATGCTTCTAGCGGCCATAATATCGACCCCTCTCGCTATGCTCCTTGGGTGGCTGTGCGGAGTTGTCCTCAACAAGGCTAAGGGCAGGGAGATGGTTACGTCTTTCATCCTTGGTTTCTTTATGAACGGGGTATATCAGCTTATCGTCCTGTACGGTTTTGGAAGTGTTGTCCCGATAACCAACCCCAACATGGTTCTCTCCAGAGGATACGGCATAAGGAACGTCACCAACCTTGAGGGTATCAGGAAATGCCTCGATAGCTTGCTTCCGGTGTCCGTTCAGGGAATAGACGTCCCTCTGGCGACCTTTATTCTTATAGGCTTTTTCTGCCTTTTCGTGGTGTGGTTCAGGAGGACGAAGCTTGGCCAGGATATGAGGGCAGTAGGCCAGGACATGAACGTCGCTAGGGCGGCAGGAATCCCCGTCGAGAGGACTAGGCTCATATCGATAGTTATATCGACCGTCCTGGCCTGTTACGGTCAGATAATATTCCTGCAAAACATCGGGACAATGAACACCTACAACAGCCACGAACAGGCTGGTATGTTCGCCATAGCCTCCCTTTTGGTAGGAGGAGCCAGCGTCACTAAAGCCTCTATCTTTAACGTGTTTCTCGGTGTGGTGCTGTTCCACCTGATGTTCGTGGTCTCTCCGATGGCGGGGAAATACCTGATAGGGGAGGCACAGCTGGGAGAGTACTTCCGGGTGTTTGTCTCCTACGGGATAATATCCCTCGCCTTGGTGCTTCACGCGTGGAGACGGCAAAAGGACAGCGATAGGGCACGTCGAGGCCTTCGAGGGGCGGAGGAGTAG
- a CDS encoding DUF6672 family protein: protein MKSRQIVVNVAIVALLIALGIFCYNEGRALDLFIDNVAYDHEGTVLEPFEAVEVTVDEINEPIFLVEGDRGVVTVPGRRHTILVEELDEEDRVINTYKASFSIKELEGRVINIVPLLKNKLPGWSYPVKR from the coding sequence ATGAAATCAAGACAGATAGTAGTCAACGTCGCCATAGTTGCCTTGCTGATCGCTTTAGGTATATTCTGCTATAACGAGGGAAGGGCCTTAGATCTCTTTATAGATAACGTCGCCTACGATCACGAGGGAACGGTCTTGGAGCCCTTTGAGGCCGTCGAGGTAACCGTCGACGAGATAAACGAACCTATTTTCCTGGTCGAGGGAGATCGAGGCGTGGTTACCGTGCCAGGTCGCAGACACACGATTTTAGTGGAGGAGCTTGACGAGGAGGATAGGGTCATAAATACCTATAAAGCCTCTTTTTCGATAAAAGAGCTTGAAGGAAGGGTTATAAACATAGTGCCACTGCTCAAAAATAAGCTACCTGGCTGGAGCTACCCGGTAAAAAGATAG
- the rpsD gene encoding 30S ribosomal protein S4, protein MSKNTNRKNAPKGKMVRRFGVNVFGNTKYDRLLAKKSGAAGKGGKRPAKVSIYGQQLLEKQKIRFAYGVSEKQLLAAFAKAKKQPGVTGHNMLVLLESRLDNVVYRLGLCSTRPQARQLVCHGHFTVNDRKLDIPSAIVKPGDVIAVAEGSRDVKILKENAEIASAVSKPAWLSLNGMVGKVERLPERQEIPTIADEQIVVEFYSR, encoded by the coding sequence ATGTCAAAGAACACGAACAGAAAGAACGCCCCTAAGGGCAAAATGGTACGTCGCTTTGGAGTCAACGTTTTTGGAAACACCAAGTACGATAGGCTTCTGGCTAAGAAAAGCGGTGCGGCAGGCAAGGGCGGTAAAAGGCCTGCTAAGGTGTCCATCTACGGTCAGCAGTTGTTGGAGAAGCAGAAGATTCGTTTTGCCTACGGAGTCAGTGAGAAACAGCTTCTCGCCGCCTTCGCTAAGGCAAAGAAACAGCCCGGTGTAACCGGCCACAATATGCTGGTACTACTTGAGTCCAGGCTTGACAACGTGGTGTACCGTCTAGGTCTTTGTTCCACCAGACCTCAGGCCAGACAGTTAGTCTGTCACGGTCATTTCACCGTCAACGATAGGAAACTCGATATCCCCAGTGCTATCGTAAAGCCTGGCGACGTTATCGCCGTAGCAGAAGGTAGCAGGGATGTGAAGATACTCAAGGAGAACGCTGAGATAGCTTCCGCTGTTTCCAAGCCCGCTTGGTTGTCCCTGAACGGGATGGTAGGAAAGGTTGAACGTCTTCCTGAAAGACAGGAGATCCCCACCATCGCTGACGAGCAGATCGTCGTCGAGTTCTACTCAAGGTAA
- a CDS encoding LmeA family phospholipid-binding protein encodes MILDGPIGSDGKVRHLYFEAVGPTLEGLRVESLSVETVFADFGPLSTWTDRGPSEIREVVMGYFDSTMTDSDINGFLRGMTMKGDEGDWESISVKFIPGGLSALGYYNLRNPGLKLKVELDGKLVLRDRSEIWLDRYVFKVNNDDQSSVVESALEKVQPIVDMKNFIFPVQLQTLDLQKGRMRLATRVLPKPFDGISLVYRSK; translated from the coding sequence ATGATACTCGATGGCCCTATAGGGTCGGATGGAAAGGTCAGACACCTATATTTTGAGGCAGTTGGTCCGACTCTTGAGGGCTTGAGGGTGGAGTCTCTATCCGTGGAGACGGTGTTTGCCGATTTCGGTCCTCTCTCTACCTGGACCGATAGAGGTCCATCTGAGATCAGAGAGGTCGTCATGGGGTATTTTGATTCGACGATGACCGATTCGGACATCAACGGTTTTCTCAGAGGGATGACGATGAAAGGCGATGAAGGCGATTGGGAATCTATTTCCGTTAAATTCATCCCTGGGGGACTATCGGCACTAGGTTATTATAACTTGAGAAACCCAGGACTTAAGCTAAAAGTCGAGCTCGATGGGAAATTGGTTCTCAGGGATAGGTCGGAAATCTGGCTGGATCGGTATGTCTTCAAGGTTAACAACGACGATCAGTCTTCCGTTGTCGAGAGTGCCCTTGAAAAGGTACAGCCTATCGTGGACATGAAGAACTTTATATTTCCAGTACAGCTTCAGACCCTGGATCTTCAGAAAGGTCGAATGAGGTTAGCCACCAGGGTGTTGCCTAAGCCCTTCGACGGGATTTCCCTCGTCTATAGATCGAAATAG